A portion of the Leptospirillum ferriphilum genome contains these proteins:
- the rplB gene encoding 50S ribosomal protein L2, with protein MAVKKYNPTSPASRYKTGYSFEEITSDKPYKPLTEPLISSGGRNNKGKLTSRHRGGGHKKSYRIIDFKRAKDGIPARVESIEYDPNRSARIALICYADGERNYILAPVGLNVNDIVQSGPGSDIKPANCLELAQIPLGTIVHNIEYKIGAGGKIARTAGSYAQILGRESDYVILKMPSGEMRKIHGRCRATIGQVGNLEHENISIGKAGRSRWLGKRPHVRGVAMNPVDHPLGGGEGKSSGGRHPCSPWGQPAKGFKTRSNPRTDSFIIRRRK; from the coding sequence ATGGCAGTCAAGAAGTATAATCCAACTTCTCCCGCATCAAGATATAAAACGGGATATTCTTTTGAAGAAATTACCTCTGATAAACCTTACAAACCTCTTACCGAACCTCTTATTTCAAGTGGGGGGCGGAATAATAAAGGAAAACTTACCTCCAGACATCGTGGCGGTGGGCATAAAAAATCTTATCGAATTATAGATTTTAAAAGAGCCAAAGATGGTATTCCTGCCAGAGTAGAATCTATCGAATATGACCCCAATCGATCTGCCCGGATTGCTCTCATTTGCTATGCCGATGGTGAAAGGAATTATATTCTTGCTCCAGTTGGACTGAATGTAAATGACATTGTCCAATCCGGACCAGGTTCTGACATAAAGCCTGCGAATTGCCTAGAGTTAGCACAGATACCACTTGGTACAATTGTTCATAATATCGAATATAAGATTGGAGCAGGTGGAAAAATAGCTCGGACTGCAGGTTCCTATGCTCAAATTCTTGGACGTGAAAGTGATTATGTCATTTTAAAAATGCCCTCTGGAGAGATGAGAAAGATTCACGGTAGATGTAGAGCAACGATCGGGCAAGTAGGAAACCTTGAACATGAAAACATATCCATCGGAAAAGCCGGGAGATCTCGATGGTTAGGAAAGCGTCCTCATGTTCGCGGGGTAGCGATGAACCCAGTTGATCACCCGCTCGGAGGAGGAGAAGGGAAATCTTCAGGCGGAAGGCACCCTTGTTCACCCTGGGGTCAACCAGCTAAAGGATTTAAAACCCGCTCAAATCCAAGAACAGACAGTTTTATTATTAGGCGAAGAAAGTAA
- the rplW gene encoding 50S ribosomal protein L23, translating into MDLSEILIRPIQTEKADILREKNRTYEFHVRKDANKIDIAKAVESVFNVKVDSVHTVIRKGKAKRLGRFESQYPDRKRAYVTLHSGHKLDIFEGA; encoded by the coding sequence ATGGATCTGTCTGAGATATTAATTCGCCCAATACAAACGGAAAAGGCTGATATTCTCCGTGAAAAAAATCGCACATATGAATTTCATGTTCGTAAAGACGCAAACAAGATCGACATTGCCAAAGCTGTCGAATCAGTCTTTAACGTAAAAGTAGATTCCGTTCACACAGTTATTCGCAAAGGTAAAGCAAAAAGATTGGGCCGTTTCGAAAGTCAATATCCAGATAGAAAGAGAGCATACGTTACTCTTCATTCTGGTCATAAACTCGATATTTTTGAGGGAGCTTGA
- the rplD gene encoding 50S ribosomal protein L4, with protein MDIQMVTLKGETPKSLEINISAEEAELINVPLLHEIIQMQRAGIRSGTASTKTRGEVSGGGKKPYRQKGTGRARQGSTRAPQWRGGAIIFGPRPRDYFYRQPAKKIVLAVKNAIFSHLENKSLYLVDSLDIPSRKTKDLIALFNKWSLFPGEERILIIDNGLSENIYYSCRNIPGLEILLPHQVNPYDLLIADKVLVSKEAFENMNVLLQMENNNGSV; from the coding sequence ATGGATATTCAGATGGTCACCCTAAAAGGTGAAACACCAAAAAGTCTTGAAATCAATATTTCTGCAGAGGAAGCAGAGCTCATCAATGTTCCTCTCTTGCATGAAATCATTCAGATGCAACGGGCCGGGATCCGTTCTGGAACTGCTTCAACCAAAACAAGGGGAGAGGTATCTGGCGGAGGAAAAAAGCCTTATCGACAAAAAGGTACGGGAAGAGCTCGCCAAGGCTCTACAAGAGCCCCCCAATGGAGAGGCGGAGCAATCATATTCGGTCCGAGACCACGGGATTACTTTTATCGCCAACCAGCGAAAAAAATTGTATTAGCAGTAAAAAATGCCATTTTTTCCCACTTGGAAAATAAATCTTTGTATTTGGTGGATTCACTCGATATTCCATCAAGAAAAACAAAAGATTTGATAGCGCTTTTTAATAAGTGGTCCTTGTTTCCTGGTGAGGAAAGAATTCTCATCATTGATAACGGACTATCTGAAAACATTTACTATTCCTGCAGAAATATTCCTGGATTAGAAATTCTCCTTCCTCACCAGGTGAATCCGTATGACTTATTAATTGCTGATAAGGTTCTAGTTTCGAAAGAGGCTTTTGAAAATATGAATGTTCTTCTTCAAATGGAGAATAATAATGGATCTGTCTGA